The Spirosoma radiotolerans genome has a window encoding:
- a CDS encoding DUF6273 domain-containing protein, whose amino-acid sequence MVKWDVITFGNYNWQVLAIEDNRKALIITQDILELRWYHNKFADITWADCALRQYLNHEVYNTFSQDEKARIIKVINKNFDNPWFNTTGGQDTTDHLFLLSLQEVCLYFGDSSAKLGNKSGQTWFIDDENNGSRQAKYATDFHWWRLRSPGYYGRTVASINKNGHVYVRGNGVFGKPRDAGGVRPALWLWLDDQCSPGNERSKEN is encoded by the coding sequence ATGGTAAAATGGGATGTAATAACCTTCGGCAACTATAATTGGCAAGTGCTTGCTATTGAAGATAACCGCAAGGCGCTGATTATTACCCAAGATATACTAGAACTACGCTGGTATCACAACAAGTTTGCAGACATAACTTGGGCAGATTGCGCTTTAAGACAATACCTTAACCATGAAGTCTACAATACATTCAGCCAAGACGAGAAGGCAAGGATCATTAAGGTTATAAACAAGAATTTTGATAATCCGTGGTTCAACACAACAGGTGGTCAAGACACCACTGACCACCTGTTTTTACTAAGCCTACAGGAGGTTTGCCTGTATTTCGGCGACAGCAGCGCAAAACTGGGAAATAAAAGCGGACAAACCTGGTTTATTGATGACGAAAACAACGGTTCCCGACAAGCCAAATACGCTACTGATTTCCACTGGTGGCGGCTTCGGTCGCCGGGCTATTACGGCCGCACGGTCGCGAGTATAAACAAAAACGGTCATGTTTATGTCCGGGGCAACGGCGTCTTCGGCAAGCCCCGAGATGCTGGCGGTGTTCGTCCCGCTTTATGGTTGTGGCTCGACGATCAATGTTCACCAGGAAATGAACGCTCAAAAGAAAACTAA
- a CDS encoding phosphotransferase family protein yields MLEQLKAVIVSSFPQLGEASFTLLTQGWDSIAVDVDDRLIFKFPRDQESVDALRREATMLAVVHQQLTLPVPDLVFFDTAQPFSKHTKLKGDHLVTAQYELLGNQAKQRLAKELARFYGELHAIQPSLLQAAGALPLDPWPTPEVILAGIQPHLSNTLLIKAKKILDQWAHLPDDPYGIIYGFFDGHGWNMAFHHDRQQLVGLYDFGDAGFGELHQEFIYTNFISPDLTGRVMTEYEQLTGRQLDRERVSILTSVLLLVELADMGTDSDHATLVLDNAMSWLAEH; encoded by the coding sequence ATGCTAGAGCAACTTAAGGCGGTAATCGTTTCTAGTTTCCCCCAATTGGGCGAGGCTTCGTTTACCCTACTGACCCAGGGATGGGATTCTATCGCTGTGGACGTAGATGACAGGCTGATTTTTAAATTTCCTCGTGACCAAGAAAGTGTTGATGCCTTACGTCGAGAAGCCACTATGCTTGCCGTTGTTCATCAACAGTTGACATTGCCTGTCCCTGATCTGGTGTTTTTTGATACCGCTCAGCCATTTTCAAAACACACGAAGCTTAAAGGTGATCATCTGGTAACGGCGCAATATGAATTGCTGGGTAATCAGGCAAAGCAACGATTAGCTAAAGAGCTAGCGCGATTTTACGGGGAGCTTCACGCCATCCAGCCTTCCTTACTGCAGGCGGCTGGGGCACTGCCCCTCGATCCATGGCCAACGCCTGAGGTTATCCTAGCGGGAATTCAACCGCATTTATCCAATACGCTTCTTATCAAAGCAAAAAAGATACTTGATCAATGGGCCCACCTGCCTGATGATCCGTACGGCATCATCTATGGATTTTTTGATGGTCACGGTTGGAACATGGCCTTTCATCATGACCGTCAACAACTGGTTGGCTTATATGACTTTGGCGATGCTGGCTTTGGAGAATTGCACCAGGAATTCATCTATACCAACTTTATTTCGCCCGACCTAACCGGGCGGGTGATGACTGAATATGAACAGCTCACTGGACGTCAACTTGATCGGGAACGCGTTTCAATCCTGACCAGCGTGCTACTGTTGGTCGAACTGGCTGATATGGGTACCGATTCCGACCATGCCACTCTTGTGTTAGACAATGCAATGAGCTGGCTGGCTGAACACTAA
- a CDS encoding LLM class flavin-dependent oxidoreductase, protein MEIGIDSFASNLLENGISTTLSGHEAMSQLLDRIDLADRLGLDVFGIGEHHRPEYLDSAPAVILAAAAARTKRIRLTSAVTVLSAADPVRVFQEFATLDLISQGRAEMVVGRGSSIEAFPLFGFDLNDYDTLFAEKLDLLLTIRDNEHVHWSGKFRPALTGQGIYPRPIQNPLPIWLGVGGTPASFVRAGTLGLPLMVAIIGGDTHRFRPLVDLYREAGRRAGYAPEQLPVGLHSLGHVAETSQKAADEVYPGYARTFNKRSLERGGPPVTRAQFNAQLGPLGALLIGNPEEVAAKIQRHSQALGGISRVTFQLDVAALPHDKLMQTIELLGNRVAPLLR, encoded by the coding sequence AACCTGCTGGAAAACGGAATCAGTACAACACTAAGTGGTCATGAGGCTATGAGTCAGTTGCTTGACCGAATTGATTTAGCTGACCGGCTTGGGCTCGACGTATTTGGTATTGGGGAGCATCATCGTCCGGAATATCTGGATTCAGCGCCGGCCGTTATTTTGGCTGCGGCAGCAGCCCGTACTAAACGTATCCGGTTAACCAGCGCAGTAACGGTGCTTAGCGCAGCCGACCCGGTGCGGGTGTTTCAGGAATTTGCCACACTCGATCTTATCTCGCAGGGCCGGGCCGAAATGGTTGTAGGGCGAGGCTCTTCCATTGAAGCATTTCCTCTATTCGGATTCGATCTCAACGATTACGATACGCTGTTTGCCGAAAAACTTGATCTGCTGCTTACCATTCGGGATAACGAGCATGTGCACTGGTCCGGAAAATTCAGACCAGCGCTTACTGGCCAGGGAATTTATCCCAGACCCATACAAAATCCCCTTCCTATATGGCTGGGCGTGGGGGGTACACCAGCCTCTTTTGTGCGGGCCGGTACGCTGGGCTTGCCGCTTATGGTCGCGATTATTGGGGGCGATACCCACCGGTTTCGACCATTGGTGGATTTATATCGTGAAGCAGGTCGCCGGGCGGGTTATGCACCTGAGCAGTTGCCAGTAGGTCTGCACTCACTAGGTCATGTAGCCGAAACGTCGCAGAAAGCCGCCGACGAGGTTTATCCTGGCTATGCCCGTACGTTTAATAAACGCTCTCTGGAGCGTGGCGGACCGCCCGTAACAAGGGCTCAGTTCAACGCGCAACTCGGGCCGCTGGGAGCCTTATTAATCGGGAACCCCGAAGAAGTAGCGGCTAAAATACAGCGGCATAGCCAGGCACTGGGCGGTATCTCCAGGGTGACCTTTCAACTGGATGTAGCCGCCTTGCCTCATGACAAGCTTATGCAGACAATTGAGTTACTGGGCAATCGGGTGGCACCCCTACTGCGTTGA
- a CDS encoding helix-turn-helix domain-containing protein, translated as MTSPAEILPGVIFYSYLSAERKEKVCFWNHHTLILQVSGQFTLETSAQIISMTGGGMLLIGKNQLGTLTKTPLPGGNYETIVISLQEDLLRRIVLEEKLDADRKYIGPPNLLIPSNEFLQGYFQSIVPYARNSGAAMTDEMGILKVKEGVKLLLLALPGLRNFLFDFSAPYKIDLEKFMLSNFHFNVPVEKFAQLTGRSLAGFKRDFVKTFGVPPRQWLQDKRLTEAKHLIETKHQRPSAIYLDLGFESLSHFSYSFKKKFGMAPTALNYGLSPK; from the coding sequence ATGACCAGTCCAGCAGAAATCCTCCCAGGCGTAATCTTTTATTCTTACCTCTCTGCTGAGCGGAAAGAGAAAGTATGCTTCTGGAACCACCATACCTTAATATTGCAGGTTTCAGGCCAGTTTACTTTAGAAACCTCGGCGCAAATCATTTCGATGACGGGTGGAGGAATGCTGCTGATTGGCAAAAATCAACTGGGTACACTTACCAAAACACCGCTACCCGGCGGGAACTATGAAACAATCGTGATATCCCTGCAGGAGGATCTGTTACGCAGGATCGTATTAGAAGAAAAGCTCGACGCGGACCGAAAATATATCGGTCCGCCAAACCTCTTAATTCCATCTAACGAATTCCTGCAGGGGTATTTTCAATCCATCGTTCCGTATGCCCGCAACTCGGGAGCTGCCATGACAGACGAAATGGGCATCCTAAAAGTGAAGGAAGGCGTTAAATTATTACTACTGGCCTTGCCAGGACTTCGCAACTTTTTGTTCGACTTTTCAGCGCCTTACAAGATCGATCTGGAAAAGTTCATGCTTAGTAATTTTCATTTTAATGTCCCCGTCGAAAAATTCGCGCAGCTTACTGGGCGCAGCCTGGCAGGCTTCAAACGCGATTTTGTAAAAACATTCGGTGTTCCGCCACGTCAATGGCTGCAGGACAAACGGCTGACTGAAGCAAAGCACCTCATCGAAACCAAACATCAAAGACCCTCGGCCATTTACCTCGACTTGGGGTTTGAAAGCCTGTCACACTTCTCTTATTCCTTCAAGAAGAAGTTCGGCATGGCGCCTACTGCCCTGAATTATGGTCTTTCTCCAAAGTGA
- a CDS encoding glycoside hydrolase family 43 protein, with protein MMRKLFLTIISTLVVALQAFAQSTHSPNPGITYTNPVIAGDFADPSIIRLGDTYFAVGTSSEWGPVFPIYTSKDLVNWTYMGPVFNEMPPWTMGSFWAPELFYRKGTYYLYYTARRKTDQRSFIGVATTRDLTKGFTDHGLLLEWTTEAIDPFVIDDQGKLFITWKAYGLDRGRPIEILGAELSADGLKVSGQAFPLIKAEPANWEKGGIEGQTIFKRGRYYYMLYSGNTCCGAQCNYQVGLARAQTLQGPWEKYPNNPLLISDKTWKCPGHGTIVVTPDQRYFYLHHAYNGVDFTLTGRQGVLSELIWDDKSQWPAFRYGRSTPRQADSPLQATQKQLPNLTVDFSQARNNVPWVWDVSLRKPAYSVHQGQLQLINQGSSQMGTFLGLVIKKGTYTMSSDIIPQADLLQSLCLYGDAQNQLGIGIRPGSLELWQIKAGKRQLIKSQPIPEGTPLVTLQVRSKADSFYEFGWRIESGPYNRITDAPLDGAFLPRWDRAPRIGIGLSGKDQGSSRVRAMTIQYDAF; from the coding sequence ATGATGAGAAAACTTTTTCTTACAATTATTAGTACCCTGGTTGTTGCCTTACAGGCATTTGCCCAATCAACTCATTCACCTAACCCTGGGATCACCTACACGAACCCAGTTATCGCCGGGGACTTTGCCGACCCTTCCATTATTCGGCTTGGCGATACTTACTTCGCCGTTGGTACATCCTCGGAATGGGGGCCTGTCTTTCCTATTTACACCTCAAAAGACCTGGTAAATTGGACCTACATGGGGCCCGTGTTCAACGAAATGCCCCCATGGACGATGGGCAGTTTCTGGGCTCCAGAGCTTTTTTATCGGAAGGGCACTTACTATCTGTATTATACCGCTCGGCGGAAAACAGACCAGCGCTCGTTTATTGGCGTGGCTACCACGCGCGATCTGACAAAGGGATTCACCGACCATGGTTTGTTACTCGAATGGACGACAGAAGCGATTGACCCCTTTGTTATTGATGATCAGGGCAAATTATTCATTACCTGGAAAGCCTATGGCCTGGATCGGGGCAGACCAATCGAAATTCTGGGAGCTGAACTGTCGGCCGACGGACTCAAGGTGTCGGGGCAAGCGTTTCCGCTCATCAAGGCTGAACCTGCCAATTGGGAAAAGGGAGGAATTGAAGGACAAACGATTTTCAAACGAGGTCGCTATTATTACATGCTCTATTCGGGCAACACCTGTTGCGGAGCGCAGTGTAACTACCAGGTTGGTTTAGCCCGGGCCCAGACCCTACAAGGGCCCTGGGAAAAATACCCTAACAATCCTCTGTTAATCAGCGATAAAACCTGGAAATGTCCGGGACACGGAACCATAGTAGTAACACCTGATCAACGGTATTTTTATTTACACCATGCTTACAACGGCGTCGATTTTACGTTGACCGGCCGCCAGGGCGTGTTGAGTGAGTTAATTTGGGATGACAAAAGTCAATGGCCCGCTTTTCGGTATGGACGCTCAACGCCTAGGCAGGCTGACTCACCGCTTCAGGCTACTCAGAAACAGCTGCCGAACCTAACCGTTGATTTTAGCCAGGCCCGTAATAATGTTCCCTGGGTTTGGGATGTAAGCCTTCGCAAGCCAGCTTATAGCGTTCATCAGGGTCAATTGCAGCTCATCAATCAGGGGTCAAGCCAGATGGGTACCTTTCTGGGGCTAGTTATCAAAAAAGGAACCTATACTATGTCGTCCGACATTATTCCCCAAGCCGATCTGCTGCAAAGTTTGTGTCTGTATGGAGATGCCCAAAACCAATTGGGCATCGGCATTCGGCCGGGATCACTTGAACTCTGGCAGATTAAAGCGGGAAAACGTCAACTTATAAAGTCGCAGCCAATACCGGAAGGTACCCCGTTGGTTACGCTACAAGTACGGAGTAAGGCAGACTCGTTTTATGAGTTCGGCTGGCGTATTGAATCCGGTCCGTATAACCGGATAACGGATGCTCCGCTAGATGGCGCTTTTCTGCCTCGTTGGGACCGGGCACCCCGTATAGGTATCGGCCTGAGTGGCAAAGACCAGGGGAGTAGTCGGGTTCGTGCAATGACAATTCAGTACGATGCGTTCTGA
- a CDS encoding ArsR/SmtB family transcription factor: MEQVDVFKALSNKTRLQMLEWLKEPEINFPGQKEYGYDQGVCVGQLQAKASLTQSTVSEYLSILQRAGFVKATRKGQWTYYKRDEAAFERLSKLILTTL, encoded by the coding sequence ATGGAACAGGTTGATGTGTTCAAAGCGCTGTCCAATAAGACGCGACTGCAAATGCTGGAATGGCTTAAAGAACCAGAAATTAATTTTCCGGGCCAGAAAGAATATGGATATGACCAGGGTGTATGTGTTGGCCAGCTCCAGGCGAAGGCCAGCCTCACCCAGTCAACTGTTTCCGAGTACCTCTCAATCCTGCAGCGTGCCGGGTTTGTCAAAGCCACCCGCAAAGGGCAATGGACCTACTACAAACGTGACGAAGCGGCCTTTGAGCGCTTAAGTAAACTTATTTTGACAACGCTGTAA
- a CDS encoding aldo/keto reductase, with protein MKNSTKIHLGQNGPLVSKLGLGCMRMSSIWGGPTPDETEGIATIHEALDHGINFLNTGDFYGAGHNEMLIGKAIKGRRDDAFISVKFGAIFHNGHPIGLDLRPIAIKNFINYSLTRLGIETIDLYQPCRMDNSVPVEDIIGTVADLIKEGKVRYIGVSEITADQLRKANDVYPISALEIGYSLADRQIESELLPTAKELGISVVAFANTAEGLLTGEMKAPLAASDYQTHFSRFQGENLLHNLEKVEVLKQLASNKGFTPTQVAIAWVNAQGDHIMPLVSMSRRSRLPENMAAMDIVFTPEEMNTLNTTFAIGAILGGTYLQR; from the coding sequence ATGAAAAATAGCACAAAAATCCATTTGGGTCAAAATGGCCCGCTCGTTTCCAAACTTGGTTTGGGCTGTATGCGTATGTCTTCTATCTGGGGCGGTCCTACACCTGATGAAACAGAGGGAATAGCTACGATCCACGAAGCCCTGGATCATGGTATCAATTTTTTGAACACCGGGGATTTCTACGGTGCAGGTCATAACGAAATGCTGATCGGCAAAGCCATTAAAGGAAGACGCGATGATGCCTTCATCAGCGTAAAATTCGGCGCCATTTTTCACAACGGCCACCCCATAGGATTGGATCTGCGCCCCATCGCCATCAAGAATTTCATCAACTACTCGCTGACTCGTTTGGGTATCGAAACCATTGACCTTTACCAGCCCTGCCGGATGGACAACAGCGTGCCGGTAGAAGACATCATCGGGACGGTCGCCGATCTGATTAAAGAAGGCAAGGTGCGTTACATTGGCGTATCGGAAATTACGGCTGACCAACTTCGTAAAGCCAACGACGTTTACCCCATCAGCGCGCTGGAAATTGGTTATTCGCTGGCCGATCGCCAAATAGAAAGCGAGCTGCTGCCAACCGCAAAAGAGCTGGGCATCAGTGTGGTAGCTTTCGCCAATACGGCGGAAGGCTTACTGACCGGTGAAATGAAAGCACCGCTCGCAGCAAGCGATTACCAGACTCATTTCTCTCGTTTTCAAGGGGAGAACCTGCTTCATAATCTGGAAAAAGTTGAGGTCTTGAAGCAATTGGCCAGCAATAAAGGGTTTACACCCACACAGGTTGCCATCGCTTGGGTAAATGCCCAGGGCGATCATATTATGCCTTTAGTAAGCATGAGTCGCCGGTCGCGTTTGCCGGAAAATATGGCCGCAATGGATATTGTGTTTACGCCCGAAGAAATGAATACGTTAAACACTACGTTTGCAATAGGCGCTATACTTGGCGGCACTTATTTACAACGCTAA
- a CDS encoding pirin family protein, with product MLDSVIDARPASIGNGFNVRRILPYRLRRMLGPFIFMDHAGPVSLGPGQLTNMDVLPHPHIGLSTVSYLFDGQVTHRDSLGVEQIIRPGEVNWMTAGRGIAHSERFEDPAMLANGTLEMIQTWVALPETVEENAPTFDNYLPHELPIFTDTGIWLRLIAGRAFGLQNDVKTHSPLYYAHVVLQAGTHFGLPQGYSERGAYVAKGSVEVNGHTYGVGQLLVFTNGVDPVLKANDICTLLLLGGEPLGERFIWWNFVSSRRERIEQAKADWQAGRIPLPPNDNTEFVALPEDRSKPAGSGTGTPPPQPLS from the coding sequence ATGTTAGACTCAGTCATTGATGCTCGCCCTGCTTCGATTGGTAATGGATTCAATGTCAGGCGGATTCTACCTTACCGGCTGCGACGTATGTTGGGGCCGTTTATTTTTATGGATCATGCCGGACCCGTCAGTCTGGGGCCGGGGCAACTGACCAATATGGACGTGTTACCACACCCACATATCGGGTTATCGACGGTGAGTTATCTCTTTGATGGGCAGGTCACTCATCGGGATAGTCTGGGTGTAGAGCAGATTATTCGGCCGGGCGAAGTAAACTGGATGACGGCGGGGCGGGGAATAGCCCACTCAGAGCGGTTCGAAGATCCGGCGATGCTGGCTAATGGCACCCTGGAAATGATTCAAACCTGGGTAGCATTACCCGAAACAGTGGAGGAAAATGCCCCTACATTCGATAACTATTTACCACACGAGCTGCCCATTTTTACTGATACAGGTATATGGCTACGGTTGATTGCGGGTAGGGCGTTTGGGTTACAGAATGACGTCAAAACGCATTCCCCTTTATACTATGCCCACGTTGTGCTGCAAGCTGGTACTCATTTTGGCTTGCCACAGGGCTATAGCGAACGCGGGGCTTATGTGGCCAAAGGAAGTGTCGAAGTAAACGGGCATACTTATGGGGTAGGGCAATTGCTGGTGTTTACCAATGGCGTTGATCCCGTGCTGAAGGCGAACGACATCTGCACCTTACTGCTGCTGGGTGGTGAACCGCTGGGTGAACGCTTCATTTGGTGGAATTTCGTATCGTCCCGTCGCGAACGCATTGAGCAGGCCAAAGCCGACTGGCAAGCGGGCCGTATTCCGTTACCGCCAAACGATAATACCGAGTTTGTCGCTTTGCCTGAGGATCGATCAAAGCCGGCGGGGTCGGGAACAGGAACGCCACCGCCACAGCCACTTTCCTGA
- a CDS encoding prohibitin family protein produces MTNSIYYPYLILLLLVSSCTTIRQGEVGVKRRLGKLDPIVRGSGVHTYNPFTTTIIKVPTRTINLPLALENIPSKEGLNITAEMAVLYRVLPEKAPEVLSTIGDRYENVVIVSVFRSAAADVCARYFAKDMYTGQREEIEKEIAAEMHTVLEKRGIVVESVLMKSIQLPKGLAQSIEQKLEAEQQAQQMEFVLMKERKEADQKVIEAKGIADSQKIISEGLNKQIIEYKTIEAFRQLSTSPNTKIIVTDGKTPMLISPNQ; encoded by the coding sequence ATGACAAATAGCATCTATTATCCGTACCTGATACTCCTTTTATTAGTAAGCAGTTGCACAACCATCCGCCAAGGCGAGGTTGGGGTTAAACGTCGGTTAGGCAAGTTAGATCCTATAGTGCGCGGATCGGGCGTTCATACGTATAACCCGTTTACGACAACGATCATCAAGGTGCCAACCCGTACGATCAATCTCCCACTGGCCCTCGAAAATATTCCATCCAAAGAAGGCCTGAACATAACAGCAGAAATGGCTGTTCTGTATCGTGTTTTGCCCGAAAAAGCACCCGAAGTATTGTCGACCATCGGTGATCGCTACGAGAACGTCGTCATTGTAAGTGTCTTTCGGTCGGCAGCGGCTGATGTCTGCGCCCGGTATTTTGCCAAGGATATGTACACCGGTCAGCGGGAAGAAATCGAAAAGGAGATTGCCGCCGAAATGCATACCGTCTTGGAAAAACGGGGCATTGTAGTGGAGAGTGTACTCATGAAGAGTATTCAGTTGCCTAAAGGATTGGCACAATCCATCGAACAAAAGCTTGAAGCTGAGCAGCAGGCTCAGCAAATGGAGTTTGTGTTGATGAAAGAGCGCAAAGAAGCCGACCAAAAGGTAATTGAGGCCAAAGGCATAGCCGACTCTCAGAAGATTATTTCCGAAGGCCTGAACAAACAAATTATCGAATACAAAACAATCGAAGCGTTCAGGCAGCTATCCACTTCCCCCAATACCAAAATTATTGTCACAGACGGAAAAACACCGATGCTGATTTCACCGAATCAATAA
- a CDS encoding ABC transporter permease, with amino-acid sequence MNLLENIREGLRSIASNRLRTILTSLIIAIGITSLVGILTAIEGIQSSVDSSFAGLGANTFSIVARQDAFRRGGRVQKQDEPIDYFDAVNFKRRFPYGATIAVSTVVSGAAQAKFGSKKTNPNVQLIGGDDAYLNVKGFTIQSGRNFTQNDLTHALNVAIIGIEVANTLFEKKLNPLNQVIRVSGTQYKIIGVLDKKGGFSGGGDDRMILIPLDNARALAGTQKLSFDITTSVPTVSDQDEAVDEARGVMRLVRHDQLGQLDSFEIERADDLAKETANITGYLRIGGFGIGFITLLGASIALLNIMLVSVTERTREIGIRKSLGATPKRIREQFLIEAIVICILGGIGGILLGLGVGNLIAGVISQGKGSFIVPWGWMGLGIVVCVTVGLFAGIYPAVRASKLDPIDALRYE; translated from the coding sequence ATGAACTTACTCGAAAATATCCGCGAAGGTCTGCGCTCGATTGCCAGTAACCGGTTGCGTACCATCCTGACTTCTCTCATTATTGCGATCGGGATCACCTCGCTGGTGGGTATCCTGACAGCTATTGAGGGGATACAAAGTTCAGTCGACAGCAGCTTTGCGGGGCTGGGTGCCAATACGTTCAGTATTGTGGCTCGCCAGGATGCCTTCCGGCGGGGTGGACGCGTGCAAAAACAGGATGAACCCATTGATTACTTCGATGCCGTCAACTTCAAACGTCGGTTTCCATATGGGGCAACCATTGCCGTATCAACTGTGGTGTCTGGCGCTGCACAGGCAAAATTTGGCTCTAAAAAAACGAATCCCAACGTACAGCTTATTGGGGGCGATGATGCTTATCTGAACGTAAAAGGGTTTACGATTCAGAGCGGTCGCAATTTTACGCAAAATGATTTGACCCATGCGCTAAACGTAGCCATCATCGGTATTGAAGTGGCGAATACGTTATTTGAAAAGAAGCTTAACCCGCTCAATCAGGTCATTCGGGTGTCGGGGACTCAATACAAGATTATAGGCGTTCTGGATAAAAAAGGCGGTTTCTCGGGTGGTGGCGATGATCGAATGATTCTGATTCCGCTCGATAACGCCCGGGCGCTGGCCGGAACCCAAAAGCTTTCGTTCGATATTACGACCTCCGTGCCAACGGTATCGGACCAGGACGAAGCCGTCGATGAAGCGCGGGGCGTTATGCGGTTGGTTCGGCATGATCAACTTGGCCAGCTGGATTCGTTTGAAATTGAACGGGCCGACGATCTGGCCAAAGAAACGGCCAACATCACGGGTTATTTACGTATCGGAGGCTTCGGCATAGGTTTCATTACCTTATTGGGCGCGTCCATTGCGTTGCTGAATATCATGCTTGTGTCGGTCACCGAACGAACCCGCGAAATAGGCATTCGTAAATCACTTGGCGCAACGCCCAAACGGATTCGGGAGCAGTTTTTAATCGAAGCCATTGTCATCTGCATTCTTGGCGGAATAGGAGGAATACTGCTGGGGCTGGGCGTCGGTAATTTGATTGCGGGCGTGATCAGCCAAGGGAAAGGCAGCTTCATTGTCCCCTGGGGCTGGATGGGTCTGGGCATTGTTGTCTGTGTTACGGTTGGTTTGTTTGCGGGTATTTATCCGGCTGTTAGAGCCTCTAAACTGGATCCTATCGACGCCTTGCGATACGAGTAA
- a CDS encoding NADH:flavin oxidoreductase, protein MSTQNLFRPFQLKTLKLRNRIVMAPMTRSFSPNGIPTEKVAAYYQKRAEGEVGLILSEGTVIDRPSSSNDANIPHFYGQQALAGWQRVIDQVHAAGGQMGPQIWHMGIMDNHPSGWVPPVPFEGPSGLNRPGFTNGSTMTQKDIDDTILAFGKAAADAQKAGFDCIELHGAHGYLIDQFFWEATNLRTDAYGGKTLAERTRFATDVIREVRKQVGEDFAVIIRLSQFKPAEYTHKLAKTPQEMAAWLEPLVDAGVDVLHCSQRRFWEPEFDGSDLNFAGWAKKLTGKTTITVGSVGLTGEFFGAFAGESSQPASLDELNRRMDRGDFDLVAVGRPILADPNWVTKIKTGRTSELKGFSKEAFAELILD, encoded by the coding sequence ATGAGTACCCAAAATTTGTTCAGGCCGTTTCAGTTGAAAACACTGAAGTTAAGAAACCGTATTGTGATGGCGCCGATGACGCGCTCGTTTTCACCCAATGGCATTCCTACCGAAAAGGTAGCCGCTTATTATCAGAAAAGAGCGGAGGGCGAGGTAGGGCTGATTTTGTCGGAAGGCACCGTCATTGACCGCCCCTCATCCTCCAACGATGCCAATATACCCCATTTCTATGGGCAGCAGGCGCTGGCAGGCTGGCAACGGGTTATTGATCAGGTGCATGCTGCTGGTGGGCAAATGGGGCCGCAAATATGGCACATGGGCATTATGGATAACCACCCTTCTGGATGGGTCCCCCCTGTGCCCTTTGAAGGACCGTCGGGGCTCAACCGGCCAGGCTTCACGAATGGCTCGACCATGACCCAGAAAGACATTGACGACACGATCCTAGCCTTTGGCAAAGCCGCAGCCGATGCCCAAAAAGCAGGGTTTGACTGTATCGAACTTCATGGGGCACATGGCTATCTGATCGACCAGTTCTTTTGGGAAGCTACCAATCTGCGTACTGACGCCTATGGTGGTAAAACCCTGGCTGAGCGTACGCGTTTTGCCACGGATGTGATTAGAGAAGTTAGAAAACAGGTAGGCGAAGATTTTGCCGTTATTATCCGACTGTCACAGTTTAAACCCGCTGAGTACACCCATAAGCTGGCTAAAACACCGCAGGAAATGGCAGCCTGGCTTGAGCCGTTGGTGGATGCTGGCGTCGATGTGCTTCACTGCTCACAACGTCGTTTCTGGGAACCTGAATTCGATGGGTCAGATCTTAACTTTGCCGGTTGGGCCAAAAAGCTGACCGGCAAAACCACCATCACGGTAGGTTCGGTGGGCCTTACAGGTGAGTTCTTCGGAGCTTTTGCGGGCGAAAGCTCACAACCAGCCTCTCTGGACGAGCTAAATAGACGAATGGACCGGGGAGATTTTGACCTGGTAGCTGTGGGCAGGCCGATCCTGGCTGATCCCAATTGGGTAACCAAAATAAAAACAGGCCGAACCAGTGAGCTGAAAGGTTTTAGTAAGGAGGCTTTCGCCGAACTGATACTGGATTAA